AGCGGGCCCGCCAGCGAATCGCGGTCGCAGGGGTGCACCACCGCGCACGTCACCGGCAGCAGGTGTTCGCACTGCCGAAACAATCGGCCAAACACATCATGGCGACGCAAGACGACGTTGGTCGATTCGCGCTCATCCACGGTGCGCTGGGCCGACGGGGCCTGCACGGTGACATGGCCATCGACCAGCACATCCTCACCCCGGCGCACCTGACAGGCCAGCACCACACGATCCGGGGCCTGCTTGTCGGTCACGGTGACGGTGGCCATGAGTTCATCGCCCACGTGGGCCTGGCCTGCATAGGTCAAGGCATGCGCCACGATGACCGTGCCCGGCCCCGGCAGACGCCGCTTGAGCACCCCATGCACGAGGGCCTCGGCGCTCACGCCATCACAGCGTGGCAAGGGCTCTGTGCCGTCGGCGAGCGCCTCGCAATCGGCAAAGGGGTTGGCATCGCCCGACACCAGGGCCAGCAACTCGACCTCGTCGCGTGTCACGGTGTGGGCCACCGTGACGGTCTCGCCCAATGAAATCTGATCGAAGGTCTGGTTGGTGAACTGCGTCATGGGCGAAGCTGAGGTCATCGTGCGGTCGTCTCCAGTGTGACAAGGGGGCATGGCCCCGGTGTGACAAGCATAGCCCCACGCCTGAATTCGATCCCGGCGCAAGGATTTGCTTTTTAAGACGACTGGTCATATTATTTGCCCATGCCCCGCACCGCCGACAAAACCGACATCCCCCGCCGCCTCACGGAAGCGGGCTATCTGCTGTTCAACCGCGACGGCTACAACGCCACCGGCATCCAGCAGATCGCCGACCAGGCCGGCGTGCCCAAGGGCTCGTTCTACAACCACTTCGACAGCAAAGAGGCCTTTGCGGCGGCCATCATTGCCCACTACGCCGACTGGGTGTCCCAGGCCTGGGAGCAGTGCCTGAGCGACGCGCCCGCCGAGCCGGTCTCTGCGCTGCGCCACCTCTTCACCTGCTTTGCACAACACCACGAACGCCAGGGTTGCCAGGGCTGCCTGGTGGGCAACTTTGCCGCCGAGGTGGCCGAATCCAGCCCGCTGTGCCGCGAGGTGCTGCAAGGCTGTCTGCGCGACTGGCGTGGCCGCCTGGCCGAGCTGATCGCCCAAGGCCAGGCCACCGGCGCATTGCGCACCGATGTGGACGCCACCCGATTGGCCACCTTGTTCTGGGATGCCTGGGAGGGCGCCTTGCTGCGCATGAAAGTGGAGCAGCGCGTGCAGCCCCTGCACGACACCATCGCCTTGATGTTGAACCACCTGTTGCGCCGCCCGGCGTGACCTCGTCCCTTTTGCCTTTCACCACAGGAGCCCCACATGAGCACCACCCCCGCTGACACTGGTCTGTACTCGCCCTTCCCACTGGGCCCCATCACCCTGGCCAACCGCATGGTGATGGCCCCCTTGACGCGCAACCGCGCCGAGCCCGGCAACGTGCCTGGCCCCATGACCATCGAGTACTACGCCCAGCGCGCCAGCGTGGGCCTGATCATTGCCGAAGCCACCCAGGTGTCGGCCCAGGCCCAGGGCTACATCGCCACGCCCGGCCTGCACACGCCCGAGCAGATCGCCGGCTGGAAGAAGGTGACCGACGAGGTGCATGCCCGCGGCGGCAAGATCTTCGTGCAGCTGTGGCACACGGGCCGCATGTCGCACACCGCCTTCCAGCCCGGCGAAAAGGCCCCCGTGGCCCCATCGGCCGTGCGCGCCAATGCCAAGACCTACATCCCGGGCGCCGGTTATGTGGACACGTCGGAGCCCCGCGCCCTGGCGCTGGATGAGATCGCCGGCATCGTCGATGACTTCCGCAGCGCCGCACGCCATGCCATCGAGGCCGGCTTTGACGGCGTGGAGGTGCACGGCGCCCACGGCTACCTGATCGATGCCTTCCTGCGCGACGGCTCGAACAAGCGCACCGATGCGTATGGCGGCTCGATCGAGAACCGCGCCCGCTTCCTGGTCGAGGTGATGAGCGCCGTGGTGGGCGAGATCGGCGCCGAACGCACGGGCATTCGCATCTCGCCCGTGTCGCCCGTCAACGACTCCAGCGAATCGCAGCCGCAGCCCCTGTTCGAACACGTGGTGCGCGAGCTGGAGAAGCTGCACCCGGTCTACATCCACGTGGTGGAGGGCTTCACCGGCGGCCCGCGTGACAACGCGCCCTTCGACTACGCTGCGCTGCGCCAGCTCTACAGCGGCGTCTGGATGGTGAACAACGGCTACGACAAGGCCATGGCCGAAGCCGCGGTGGCCGAGGGCCGTGCCGATCTGGTGTCCTTTGGCCGCCTGATGATCACCAATCCCGACCTGCCCCGTCGCTTCAAAGAGAACGCCCCCCTGAACGAGCTGTTCAAGGATGCGCCGCTGTATGGCGGTGTGGGCCCGCACGGCTACATCGACTACCCGGCGCTGCCCGCCTGAGCGGGGCTCACGCACCGAGGCCATCAACGCCCCTCAGCTCAGTTCATCAAACAAACCGAGCTGAGGGCTGGGTGAGCTCAAGGACGCTTCGGCGTCCTTGTTCATGCGGGTTCTCGACGCGCTGGCGTTGCGTGAGCGCGCTGACCTTGTGGTCGATGGCAAGCCGCTCTTGCGCGAGCCATGCCGCGCCTGCACGCCATCGGCCTCATGCTGCGCCTCGGGCTGGCGCCGCACGTCCGCCAGTCGGGCCTTGGCCTCGCGCACCGCGTTCACCGGGTCCACGATGGGCGCGGGGTAATGGCTGCCGATCACACAGCCCGCCGCACGCTGCTCGGCCAGCGGCAGGCGCCACGGCTCGGCCAGGTGCTCGGTGGGCACGCCCGCCAGCTCAGGCACCCAGCGCCGGATGAACACCCCCTCGGGGTCGTGCTCTTGCGCCTGCTTGGTGGGCGAGTACACGCGCATGGTGTTGATGCCCGTGGTGCCCGATTGCATCTGCATCTGGCTCCAGTGGATGCCGGGCTCGAAATCGATGAACTGGCGCGCCAGGTGCAGACCGGGCTCGCGCCAGTGCAGCCACAGGTGGTAGGCCGCCACCGACACCAGCATGGCCCTCATGCGGAAGTTCAACCAGCCCGTGGCGTTCAGGCTGCGCATGCAGGCATCCACCATCGGAAATCCCGTCTCGCCCCGGCACCAGGCCTCGAAACGGCCGCGATCAAAGTCGGGCTCACGCAGGCCGTCATACGCCCGCGCAAAGTTCCGCCACTCGATCTCCGGCTCGGATTCCAGCTTTTGCATGAAGTGGCAATGCCAGCGCAGTCGCGAGGCAAAGCCTTGCAGGTGGTAGGCCAGACCACGGTCACCGGGCTCGTCACGGTCGCGCAAAGCCGCGATGCGCGCCTCGGTGGCCTGGTGCACGCACCGCATCGAGATCGAGCCAAAACTCAGGTGCGCACTCAAGCGGCTGCACCCGGCTTCGGCCGTCAAGGGGCTGGACAGGTGCTGCCGGTAACCACGCCCCCGTTGCAGCAAGAAGCTGCCCAGATCGGCCCAGGCGGCGCGCTCACCGGCCGGCATCGCTGGCATCGCCACCCCGCGGGCCCTGGCCATGGCGGAGTGCCGCTCGGCCCAGCCGGGCACGTGGGCACGGGCCAGTGTCGCCAGATCGGGCAGGGGCTCGGCTGCATCACCCGTCAAACCCGTGGGAGAACGCCAGCCCGCTGACACGGTCGACTCGGGCGCCGCCATGCGCGCCTCCCAGCGCGCCGCCCACCCGCTGCGCTGCCGCAAGGCCCGCACCACGCCGGTCTGGGCATGCTCCGTCCACACCACCGACTGGCCACGACACCAGCGCGCCACCGCCCGGTCGCGCTCGTAACTCCAGAAGGGGCCGGTTTCTTCGTGGCTCAGCAGGTGGGTGAACGCCCAATCGCGGTGCAGCGCGGCCAGCACCTCGGGGGCTTCGCCCACGCGCACCAGCAGACGCAAGCCTCGCTCGGCCAGATCGGCGCGCAGCTCTTCCAGGCAGCACTGCAGGTGCCGCAGGTGGCGGAGATCGAACTCTGGGCTGAACAACCAGGCCGGCTCCAGCACGAACAGCGCCAGGCATTCGTCGGCCTGGGCGGCCTGGGCCAGAGGGGCGTGGTCACGCCAGCGCAGATCTCGCTTGAACCAGACCAGGGCACGGTACGTCATCCCGGCATTGTCGGCAGGCCACTCCCATGGTGGCCCCGGATCTGCACCCAGGGCGACGAGGTGACCCGCCTTTGTCGCGTCTGAGGCTCAGCAGAGCTCGATGGCCATGGCCGTGGCCTCACCACCGCCGATGCACAGGCTGGCCACACCTCGGCGCACACCGTGATGGCGCAAGGCCCCCAGCAAGGTCACCAGGATGCGCGCCCCCGAGGCGCCGATCGGGTGGCCCAGGGCACAGGCGCCACCATGCACATTCACGCGATCGTGTGGCAGCTTCAGGTCCTGCATCGCCGCCAGCACCACCACGGCGAAGGCCTCGTTGATCTCCCACAGGTCCACGTCGCCCACCGTCCAGCCCACACGGGCCAGCAACCGCTGCATGGCCCCCACCGGCGCGGTGGTGAACCAGGCCGGGTCCTGCGCATGGGTGGCATGCCCATGAACCACCGCCAGGGGGCTGAGCCCACGCGCTTCGGCCTGCGATCGGCGCATCAGCAGCAGGGCCGCCGCACCATCCGAGATCGATGAGGCGTTGGCGGCGGTCACTGTGCCATCGGGCGCAAACGCCGGCTTGAGCGTCGACACGCGCTCCGGTTGCACCCTCCACGGTGGCTCGTCTTGCCTGAGCTCGGTGGCCGCGCCGCCACGACCTGGCACGCTCACTGGCGCCAACTCCCAGTCAAAACGACCTTCATGCATGGCCTGCTGGGCGCGACGGGTCGAGGCCAGCGCGTAGTCATCCTGCTGCGCCCGGCTGAACGCGTAACGGCGCGCACAATCCTCAGCGAACGTGCCCATCAGCCGGCCGCGGGTGCCAGCGTCATACGCGTCTTCCAGACCGTCCAGGAACATGTGGTCCAGCATCTGCCCATGACCCAAACGCTGACCACCACGGGCCTTGGGCAAGAGATAAGGCGCGTTGCTCATCGACTCCATGCCACCGGCCAGCGCCCACTCGATCGAACCGGCCATGAGTTCGTCGTGCGCCAGCATCACCGCCTTCATGCCTGAACCACACACCTTGCTCACCCCGGTGCACGGCGTGCCCACAGGCAAGCCCGCCTGCAAGGCGGCCTGACGCGTCGGCGCCTGCCCTTGGCCGGCGGGCAACACGCAGCCCATCAGCACCTCACCCTGCCCGACGGCGCCCTCATCGGGCTGCCAGCCTGAGCGGGCCCATGCGGCACGCAAGGCCACGGCCCCCAGGCTGGGCGCGTCAAGCGCCGACAAGGCGCCCTGAAAGCTCCCCATGGGGGTGCGGGCCGCCGACACCAGCACCACCGGGTCTGCGCTGCGCACCATGGTGCTCACCGATGGGTGAATGCCGGTGGACGCTTGTCCAGGAAGGCCTGCATGCCCTCGCGCTGGTCGGCCGTGCCAAACAAGGAATGAAACAGGTGGCGTTCGTACGTCACCCCATCCGACAGCCCCGTCTCAAATGCACGGTTCACCGCCGCCTTGGCCATCATCACGCTGGGCCCACCGAGGGCGCAGATCACCATGGCCGCCTCCAGTGCCTCCTCCAGCAGCCGCTCGGCAGGCACCACGCGCGAGACCAGGCCGCTGCGCTCGGCCTCGGCCGCATCGATCATGCGGCCGGTGAGCACCAGGTCCATGGCCTTGGCCTTGCCAATGGCACGCGGCAGGCGCTGAGTTCCTCCCGCGCCCGGGATCACGCCCAGCTTGATCTCGGGTTGGCCAAAACGGGCCGTGTCTGCCGCGATCACCATGTCGCACATCATCGCCAGCTCGCAGCCGCCGCCCAGCGCAAAGCCCGCCACCGCCGCGATCACCGGCTTGCGAACACGCCGAATGGTTTCCCAGTTGCGGGACACGAAGTCACCTTTGTAGGCGTCGACAAAGTCCAGCTTGGCCATGGCCGCGATGTCGGCCCCGGCCGCAAAGGCCTTGGCACTGCCGGTGATGACGATGCAGCCGATGCCGTCATCGGCCTCCATCGACAACAAGGCATCACCCAGTTCGTTCATGAGTTGATCGTTCAAGGCGTTGAGGGCCTTGGGGCGGTTCAAGGTGATCAGCCCGACGCGACGGTCACCGTCACCGCGCACGTCAATCAGCAGAGTTTCAGGGTTCATGGTCCGGCTCCGGTTCATCGTCTTGCATCCACAAGGCCTCGTCACCCGCCTCGGCCTCATCCTGGCGCGCGCGCTCATCCAGCGCCGCCTTGAACGCCTGGGCATCATCCAGCAATCGGGCGGGGTCCGACAAGGGGGCCAGTCGCCAGGCTGGCGGCATCATGGTGGCGGCATAGGGCTGAGACCACACTTGCCCGGTGTTCTGCACGTTGAGCCACATCATGAGGGCCAAGCCCGTGGCGTAAGCCGCCGACACCCCCGCCGCCATGGTCCAGCGCAACCCTGGCTGAACCACCGCCAGGTGCGCCCACACCAGCCCGGCCAGCACGGCCGCCCCCACCCAGCCCGCCACGCGCTCGGGCCACATCCAGCCAGTCATGAACGACAACATGGGCAATGCCGTGGTCACGGCCGTCCACGCCAGACCATGCCACAGCGCTTGCTGCAAATGGGCGTGAAACTGCAAGCGCCCTTGAAACAGCTGACTGCCCAAAGACCACAACAAGGTCCAGGCCCCCACCAGGCCGGCGGTGGCCAGCGTGCCCGACAGGTAAGTGCGCAAAGGGGTGTCGGGCTCGGAGGCCACCCACATGTCCCACAGACTCCAGAGCAGGGCCAACACCGCCCAGGGCAACCAGGCGGTCCAGCCCACCGGCGAGCGCAAGGCGTGTTCGCCCGAGGCCAGCGCACCGCGCCCCAAGGGCAACTCAGGCGCCAAGGGGTCGGATGGCAAACGCAGCCTCATCCGTGTGTGCCCCAGGCGCCAGACCTCCTGGCCGGCCACGCGCGCCGACTCACCCGCGCGCAACAGACGGCGTCCCATCAAGACTCCGTTGAGGGTGTCGCCCACCGTGAGCCGCAAGCCCTCGCCGTCATGGCTCAGCTCGGCATGCACCGCCGCCGTGCTGGCGTCATCCAGGTGCACATCCACCTCCACGGCACGCCCGATGCGACAAGGCCAACGGTACACCGGGGTGCTGCGCAAGACCTGCCCATGGGCGTCCAGCCACTCGATCAACGCGACGGGGACGTGGTCCATCCAAACCCCTTGAGGTACGAATCCGCCAGACGCATGGCGTTGTCATGCGCCACACCGCGCACATCGAATCGACCCAGCACACCCTGCTGATCGCTGTCCACCGACATGGACAGCACCGTGAGGTCGTACAGGCCAGGCAATTTTTTGTAGGCGCTCATGCACACCACCGCACGCATGGGCAGGCCTTGTGCGTCCACGTAGCGCTGGGCACACCGCGCAGGGGTGCGGTGCCGCCCGCCACCCAGACCTTCATTGGCATAGCTGGCGCCCATCTGGTGCGCAAAACGCCAGGCGCCCAGCGCACGCCCATCGTAGATTTCATGGCGCGTTGACACCGTGCCCGTTTGCAAAAAACCGCCCACAAACACCCCCTGGTTCATGCCGCATTCCGAGCGCTCGTACTGCAAGCCCTTGGCATCGGCCGCACTGCTGCTGCCCCAGCAGCGCATGAACAGCTCTTGTGGCACGGGCACCTTGTATCGCTCATGCCCACCGTCGCGCCAGGTCAGCGCCAGAAACCGATGCGCCAGATCGGCCTGGTAAGACATCAACTGCCGCGTGATTTCGGCGTACATCGGCGCCGTCACAGGTGCGGCCTTGCGGGCGCGATTCAACAAGGCCACCGCATGCTCGCCCGGCACCAGAAAGCTCACCTGCTGCCCATCCAGGCGCGTGGCCACGTTCACGCCGATCACCCGCCCCTGGGCGTCCAGCGCCGGACCACCACTCATCCCCGGGTTCAAGGAACCGCTGAAGAAAATGCTGGGAATGTGGCTGCGCTCCACCAGCCCGTTGTACGTGCCTTCCACCACGGCAAACCCGACGTCCAGCGGATTGCCCAGAGAAAACAGATGCTCCCCCTGCTGCAACACCTGCCCGGCCGGTCGAAACGACAGACCCACACGGGCCTCCTGCGGTGACTCGCTGCCCGCGCCCTGCTCGCCCGCCACAGGCGCCAGCACGGCCAGATCGTGCACCACATCCACGGCCAGCAACTGCAACTGCCCCTGTCGACCATCGACATGGCTGTAAGTCAAGCGATAGCGCTGGGGCTCCAGGGCCACCTGACTCACCACGTGGTAATTGGTGACGATGCGCTGGCCACCCGCCACCACAAAACCCGACCCCACCGACGACTGACTGCCCTGCCCATTGAGCAAGGTGCGGATCTGAACCAGGTGAGCGCGCGCGCGCTCGTACAGTCGCTGCGCCTCACTGGACACCGCCGAGCCGGTCGGCTCCGGGGTGCTCACCGGGCTGTTCACCGGGACGGTCGGGGGAGGCACCTGTGCCCGAAGTGGCGCCACGGGCCCAGCACACCCCAACACCACGCAGCCCATCGCCACCAAAACACGAGCCCCAGCGGGGCCCACACAGGATGCTTTCATGTGTGCATTCTAGGGCGCGCCACCCCACCCCCCATGGGGGCCGAGGCATGAAAAAAAGCCCCAACACCCAAACGCGAACGTGTGGACATGGGGGCTTTTGAAACGCGGCCTGCTGACCCAGTTGGGGTCGGCCTGCTCGGTTTGAGACAAGCTCAATTCGCCACGTGGCGACGAGTCTCTAGGATTGGTTGCGGGGGCTGGATTTGAACCAACGACCTTTGGGTTATGAGCCCAACGAGCTACCAGACTGCTCCACCCCGCGCCAGATGGGTGAGGTCACTTCGCGTGACCTGGTGTGTGCATCAAACTTTTGAACCGACAAGAACACACTGTTGTATGCAACTTTGTATGCTGCATTGAGTGCGGATGCTTGCTTGTCAGTCGCTTGACTTGGTTGCGGGGGCTGGATTTGAACCAACGACCTTTGGGTTATGAGCCCAACGAGCTACCAGACTGCTCCACCCCGCGACTGAAGAATGAGATTATGGCACAAAAACGGGGCGGATTGCAACTTTTCGCATCCACCCCTGAAGAAATCTGAGCAAGCTCACGCCGTGAACACGCAAACAAAAAACCCGCAGCACGCGCTGCGGGTTGGGTGTGCTCAGCCCCTGCCATGTGCAGGGGCCGTGAGCGGAGGGCTTGTGCCCAGAGGCTCACTCGCCGGCGACGTCGCCAGCAGCTTCTTCGGTGCGCTCCACCAGCTCCATGAAGGCCATCGGGGCGTTGTCGCCCACGCGGAAGCCCATCTTCAAGATGCGGGTGTAGCCGCCCGGACGCTGGGCAAAACGGGGGCCCAGCACGGTGAACAGCTTGGTCACGTTGTCGCGGTTGCGCAGACGGGCAAAGGCCAGACGGCGGTTGGCCACGGAGTCTTCCTTGGCCAGCGTGATCAGGGGCTCGACCACACGGCGCAATTCCTTGGCCTTGGGCACCGTGGTCTTGATGGCCTCATGCTCCAACAGCGAGTTGGCCATGTTGCGCAGCATCGCCAGGCGGTGCGAGGTGGTGCGGTTGAGTTTACGGAGTCCGTGTCCGTGACGCATGGTGCTTTCCTTTCACTTTTAAAAACCGACGGCCGTTTCAAGGTACCGCCGGGTGC
This genomic window from Aquabacterium sp. A3 contains:
- a CDS encoding TetR/AcrR family transcriptional regulator, whose translation is MPRTADKTDIPRRLTEAGYLLFNRDGYNATGIQQIADQAGVPKGSFYNHFDSKEAFAAAIIAHYADWVSQAWEQCLSDAPAEPVSALRHLFTCFAQHHERQGCQGCLVGNFAAEVAESSPLCREVLQGCLRDWRGRLAELIAQGQATGALRTDVDATRLATLFWDAWEGALLRMKVEQRVQPLHDTIALMLNHLLRRPA
- a CDS encoding S1 family peptidase, producing MKASCVGPAGARVLVAMGCVVLGCAGPVAPLRAQVPPPTVPVNSPVSTPEPTGSAVSSEAQRLYERARAHLVQIRTLLNGQGSQSSVGSGFVVAGGQRIVTNYHVVSQVALEPQRYRLTYSHVDGRQGQLQLLAVDVVHDLAVLAPVAGEQGAGSESPQEARVGLSFRPAGQVLQQGEHLFSLGNPLDVGFAVVEGTYNGLVERSHIPSIFFSGSLNPGMSGGPALDAQGRVIGVNVATRLDGQQVSFLVPGEHAVALLNRARKAAPVTAPMYAEITRQLMSYQADLAHRFLALTWRDGGHERYKVPVPQELFMRCWGSSSAADAKGLQYERSECGMNQGVFVGGFLQTGTVSTRHEIYDGRALGAWRFAHQMGASYANEGLGGGRHRTPARCAQRYVDAQGLPMRAVVCMSAYKKLPGLYDLTVLSMSVDSDQQGVLGRFDVRGVAHDNAMRLADSYLKGFGWTTSPSR
- a CDS encoding FHA domain-containing protein; this translates as MDHVPVALIEWLDAHGQVLRSTPVYRWPCRIGRAVEVDVHLDDASTAAVHAELSHDGEGLRLTVGDTLNGVLMGRRLLRAGESARVAGQEVWRLGHTRMRLRLPSDPLAPELPLGRGALASGEHALRSPVGWTAWLPWAVLALLWSLWDMWVASEPDTPLRTYLSGTLATAGLVGAWTLLWSLGSQLFQGRLQFHAHLQQALWHGLAWTAVTTALPMLSFMTGWMWPERVAGWVGAAVLAGLVWAHLAVVQPGLRWTMAAGVSAAYATGLALMMWLNVQNTGQVWSQPYAATMMPPAWRLAPLSDPARLLDDAQAFKAALDERARQDEAEAGDEALWMQDDEPEPDHEP
- a CDS encoding cryptochrome/deoxyribodipyrimidine photo-lyase family protein gives rise to the protein MTYRALVWFKRDLRWRDHAPLAQAAQADECLALFVLEPAWLFSPEFDLRHLRHLQCCLEELRADLAERGLRLLVRVGEAPEVLAALHRDWAFTHLLSHEETGPFWSYERDRAVARWCRGQSVVWTEHAQTGVVRALRQRSGWAARWEARMAAPESTVSAGWRSPTGLTGDAAEPLPDLATLARAHVPGWAERHSAMARARGVAMPAMPAGERAAWADLGSFLLQRGRGYRQHLSSPLTAEAGCSRLSAHLSFGSISMRCVHQATEARIAALRDRDEPGDRGLAYHLQGFASRLRWHCHFMQKLESEPEIEWRNFARAYDGLREPDFDRGRFEAWCRGETGFPMVDACMRSLNATGWLNFRMRAMLVSVAAYHLWLHWREPGLHLARQFIDFEPGIHWSQMQMQSGTTGINTMRVYSPTKQAQEHDPEGVFIRRWVPELAGVPTEHLAEPWRLPLAEQRAAGCVIGSHYPAPIVDPVNAVREAKARLADVRRQPEAQHEADGVQARHGSRKSGLPSTTRSARSRNASASRTRMNKDAEASLSSPSPQLGLFDELS
- a CDS encoding enoyl-CoA hydratase; this encodes MNPETLLIDVRGDGDRRVGLITLNRPKALNALNDQLMNELGDALLSMEADDGIGCIVITGSAKAFAAGADIAAMAKLDFVDAYKGDFVSRNWETIRRVRKPVIAAVAGFALGGGCELAMMCDMVIAADTARFGQPEIKLGVIPGAGGTQRLPRAIGKAKAMDLVLTGRMIDAAEAERSGLVSRVVPAERLLEEALEAAMVICALGGPSVMMAKAAVNRAFETGLSDGVTYERHLFHSLFGTADQREGMQAFLDKRPPAFTHR
- the rplQ gene encoding 50S ribosomal protein L17, which gives rise to MRHGHGLRKLNRTTSHRLAMLRNMANSLLEHEAIKTTVPKAKELRRVVEPLITLAKEDSVANRRLAFARLRNRDNVTKLFTVLGPRFAQRPGGYTRILKMGFRVGDNAPMAFMELVERTEEAAGDVAGE
- a CDS encoding acetyl-CoA C-acyltransferase, which gives rise to MVRSADPVVLVSAARTPMGSFQGALSALDAPSLGAVALRAAWARSGWQPDEGAVGQGEVLMGCVLPAGQGQAPTRQAALQAGLPVGTPCTGVSKVCGSGMKAVMLAHDELMAGSIEWALAGGMESMSNAPYLLPKARGGQRLGHGQMLDHMFLDGLEDAYDAGTRGRLMGTFAEDCARRYAFSRAQQDDYALASTRRAQQAMHEGRFDWELAPVSVPGRGGAATELRQDEPPWRVQPERVSTLKPAFAPDGTVTAANASSISDGAAALLLMRRSQAEARGLSPLAVVHGHATHAQDPAWFTTAPVGAMQRLLARVGWTVGDVDLWEINEAFAVVVLAAMQDLKLPHDRVNVHGGACALGHPIGASGARILVTLLGALRHHGVRRGVASLCIGGGEATAMAIELC
- a CDS encoding alkene reductase, encoding MSTTPADTGLYSPFPLGPITLANRMVMAPLTRNRAEPGNVPGPMTIEYYAQRASVGLIIAEATQVSAQAQGYIATPGLHTPEQIAGWKKVTDEVHARGGKIFVQLWHTGRMSHTAFQPGEKAPVAPSAVRANAKTYIPGAGYVDTSEPRALALDEIAGIVDDFRSAARHAIEAGFDGVEVHGAHGYLIDAFLRDGSNKRTDAYGGSIENRARFLVEVMSAVVGEIGAERTGIRISPVSPVNDSSESQPQPLFEHVVRELEKLHPVYIHVVEGFTGGPRDNAPFDYAALRQLYSGVWMVNNGYDKAMAEAAVAEGRADLVSFGRLMITNPDLPRRFKENAPLNELFKDAPLYGGVGPHGYIDYPALPA